The nucleotide window AAGAGACGCCTACAAATAAAGACCACGCGGCGTCGAAAAAATACGTGGATGATGTGGCCGCGTCTATTGCGCCTGTTGTTAAGCAGGTAGGAAAGTGGCGTTTCGCAAAGATCGGCGGGGTTGTCACTGCAACTCTTATTTATTCTGCGACCCCTTCTATTATCGACACTGGCAAAAGTGGCACCAGCGCCGAACAGATCCCGGCGGGGTTTGAGCCTGTCGAACAAGACTTATCCGCATTTGCGGCCCCACATCGTGAAACAGGAAAATCAGCGATAAACATTAGGGCGCGTAACCGGCAAGAGATACTTTTGGAGACTTTCCATGCAAACGCTGGCACAGTCCAGCCAGGCGTTTCTATCACATGGATTAAAGGATAAAAGAAAGGGGAGGCTATGAAGCCTAATCATAATTGGCGCGGGGATCCCGTATTCCTAAAAGAATTGCTGGAATTCTGGGGCGTTCAGGTTAAGGAGCTGGACGGCTACAAAGATAGGGGGCATGGTGATTTTGGCCCCATTAAGGGGGCGGTGTGTCATCACACAGGCTCGGATAATACCGGCCCGTGGTTTATTGCACAGCACCCGTCTTTGGGGCTGTGTGCCCAGATTCACCTAGACCGGGCCGGGGTGGCAACCCTATGCGGCGTGGGGCTTGCATGGCACGCAGGGGCGGGGTCTGGCTACGGCTACCCACCTAACGGCGCTAACCAATACACCATAGGCATCGAAGCGGTTAGCAGTGGCTCTAGCCCGTGGCCTGAGGTGCAAATGAAGGCGTATGCGCGTATCTGCGCGGCCCTCTGCTGGTTCCTAGGATGGAATGTTGACCGGATCATCGGACATAAGGAATGGGCGGGCGCGGCCCAGGGAAAGTGGGATCCGTCGTTCGATATGGCGGCGTTCAGGCAGAGGGTGGCCCATGAGTTAGCTAACCCGCCTAGTGGTGCAAATACCGCCCCGGCTGTGGGGGCTATAGATAAGGAGAATACTATGGAGTTTGACAACATTAAGCGGCGTTACCGAAGCCGCGTAGCGGGTAGTACTGTGGATATGACCCCGCTAGACATGCTGCTAAATGCGGATGCTCACGCGTATCTTGCTAAGACGGATGCGGCGGCGCTGCGTAAAGAGGTGGAAGTGATGAAGGCCACCCTGGAGGCTATCGCTAAGAAGGTGGGGGCGTAATGGCTAGGAATTCTAATCTTGCGGTGGATTTTGCGGCGGGCTGGCTTAATAGTCAGCTGACGGCCCAGCCGTGGTGGAAGGAATACTCGAACACGGTGACTACGGCGGCGGGTTTTCTGGCTACTGTGGCGGCGTGGGTGGGTTCCCAGGCGTTCGCGGCTGACCCCCGTGTACAGACCGCCCTCCTAATTGTGGGGTTCCTTTTGACCGTGGTCGGCGTGAAGAACACGCCTAACGGGTGGACTCAATCACAAGCGGCCCAGTTGAATGCGGCCCGTGCTGATTTCATCGACTCTAATCACTCATGCGGCGGTGGGCAATGCTCGGAGGGTCGCTACGAGGATTAACCAGGGGGTGACGGGATGCTTTTGGCAGAAGCCTTAGACGTGGGTTCTGTGATTGTGGCACTGCTTGCAGCCCTGGCTAGTATCGTTGGCGCGCGTTATGTGTTTAGTGCAGAGCTGGCAAAGGCTAAACAGTCTAAAGACGCTGTGGCCTGGCAGCAGTACTCGGGCTACGCAGAGGCGTTAAGCCAGCGTGTAGAGTCACTGGAGGCTGAATTGAGCCGCCTAATGGCCGAGGTGCACGAGCTACGCGCCGCCCGTGTGGTCGACGATCACGTCCGCTTATATGCGGTGGCATTGTTGGAGGCGTGGCCACGTCCGCCTGGGCCGCCACCAGCGCCCGCGCCTGTCTTGGAGGCTCTGGGATTGCTTGATGATGAGACGCGCCACTCCCCTAAAAGTGGGGGCGGTGGGATTAGGGAACAGCCCTAAATGTGTGAGTAAGGCCCCGTGCCGCCCTTAACCCCTGTATGGGGCTGGGGTGGTGCGGGGCCTATTTTTTTATGCCTGGGCGCTGTTGATGATTCGATAAATGTGGTTCCGGCTTAGTCCTGTGGCTTTTGCTATGCGGGTGATGGGTATTCCGTTATCTACCGCGTTTTTAATAAGCCGGTCGCGTTCCTGGGCGGCGACGTGTTGCTGTTGTGCGATACTGGCCACCCTGGACGCGGCGTCGGTTAGCTCTTGAAGCATTACTCGAGGCCTAGGTCTTTTGCGATTAGGATGTCTGCGATTCCCAGGATTTCGTCGCGGCTGGGGATGTAGCTGTCCCAGGTGTAGGTTGCCACGCGGTCCCCTGTGGTTAGATCTTTGATGTAGACCGTGCCGTTTTGGTAGCTGACCCGGTGGGTGAATTGGCCGCGCCTGATGGCGTCGCAGGTGAAGTTTGCAGTCTTTTTGTCGGCTACGAGGTTGCGAAAGTTGACGCGGTGGAATTGGCCGGGGGTGTATTCGATGGTGTTCATTGTGGGGGTTCCTTTCTTGTTTTGTTTTTTGCTTACACCATGATTGTAACGCGGCGGTTGCATAATTGCAACCTATGGTGACAGTGTTTTATCTCACACGGTTATATGGCCTACGGCTTGTCGGCCCTCTGCTTTTTGACTATCAAGTTGATAGCGGCAGTGGATATCCCTAGCGTTTTCGCTATGCGGTACTGGGATGCTGTTTGGGCGCTTACGGCTTCACAGATGGCGCTATCGCGGGCTATGCGGACCTCGTGGGCCTGTTGCTCTAGTTGCTCTAGTTTGTTGTGCAGGTCCGTAATGGTGTTGAGTGTGGGCATTAGTTGGCGCGCCTCATTTCGTTGTAGAGGGCTATTGGGATGGCGATTAGGCCAGGTGCCCATACCCACAGGGGCGGCTGGAATAGGAAGCATAGCGCTAGTGTGGTGACTAGTTCGGGATGGCGTTTAATAAAACACATGGCGAACTCCTTAGGTGTTGGTGGTTAGTATTGATGTTAGCCCCCGCTAGGGGGCGGGGCCTTTCGGCCCCTGGCCCCTGGGGGTTATTTCTTGCGGCGTTTCTTTGGCCGCTCTGGCTGTGCTTTGCGGATTTCCTTAAGGATGGTGGCTACACCCTTTAGGAAGATCCCTAGCGCTACTAGCCACCCCTGGGGGCTGTCTAGCAGTTCTGCCAGCTCTTTCATTTTTTCCTCCTCTCTGTGGTGACACTCCTATCATAGCTAAGCGTGCTTAACTATGCAAGTTAAATTAGCTACTTTGCGAGTGTTTATAATCACACTTTCGCCACACTCTGCAAACTAAGTTTCAAAACCGCTGTGGACCACCTGTGGACCACTTACACCTATCACAAACCAACGAAAACCTACATGCATACATAGGGCATATTTGTCAAAAAAGCCCCCAACCTGCATAAACACAGGTTAGGGGACGCTATAAAAAAGTGCCCCAGAGAGGAATCGAACCTCCGACACCGGCTTTAGGAGAGCCGTGCTCTATCCACTGAGCTACTAGGGCAAACACCACACGCACACAAGGGGGCACAAGCCGCGAAGCTTCGATCCCCCTGTCGTGGGCAGCTGTTAGATTATCACGATCGTGCCCAGCGTTCGAAGCGTAAGCGCAAGGGCACTTCACTATGGGCTTCATCAACACCTATGCCGCGAAGGAACGCAGCCGTTAAACGGCCACGTGCCGACTGCCGCCAGTCGGAGGCCTCCACCAAAGAAAAATCCTGCCTCACATCCGGGGCGTGCACCAAGGATGAACAATCAGCACCCAGCGCCGACAAATCCACATCAATACTGGTCACAACGACCTCTTGGGCCTGGTCGAGAGTGCTGGAATACAGCTTGCCGCCGCCAATCACCCACAGGACAGGGCCATCCTGCTGCCCACCTGCAGCCGACTGTGCAGCGTGATCCAACGCGGCGTCAACACTGGAAAAAACCGTCGAGCCCTCCGACCATCGCCCAGACTCTCGGGAAGACAACACATAATTCGGCCGGCCAGGCAGCGGGCGGAAACGCTCCGGCAGAGACTCCCACGTGCCGCGGCCCATCACAACCGGGCAACCCAAAGTGGTGGACTTGAAATGGGCGAGGTCCTCCGGAACATGCCACGGCATCTCGCGGCCATCGCCGATCACCCCGTCGATGGACTGCGCCCAGATCGCACGCAGTTGCGGCTGCACTTAGACAGCCACCTTTCCGCGGATCACGGGGTGGGGGTCGTAGCCTTCGAAAGACATATCGTCGAAGGTGTAGGAGAACATATCAGCGGCCTTACGCAGGTTCAACTGCGGGTAGGGGCGGGCCTGCCTGCTGAGCTGCAGGCGGACTTGCTCCTGGTGATTGTCGTAAATGTGGCAATCGCCGCCCGTCCACACGAACTCGCCGACCTCGAGACCAGCCTGCTGGGCAAACATGTGGGTCAACAGAGAATAGGAGGCGATGTTGAAGGGCACACCAAGGAACATATCCGCACTGCGCTGATAGAGCTGGCAGGACAACTTACCGTCCGCGACGTACAACTGGAAAAGCAAGTGGCACGGCGGCAGCGCCATGTTGTCGAGTTCGGAGACATTCCACGCCGACACAATGTTGCGGCGCGAATCCGGATTGCTACGCAGCAACTCGAGCGCGCCCGCGATCTGGTCAATATGCTGTCCATTCGGTGTGGGCCAACTGCGCCACTGCACACCATAAACAGGGCCGAGGTCGCCGTTTGCATCTGCCCACTCGTCCCAAATGGTGATCCCATTGTCGTGCAGGAACTGGATGTTGGATTCCCCACGAAGGAACCACAGTAACTCGCCCACAACCGACTTGACGTGCACCTTCTTCGTGGTGATCAGCGGGAAGCTTTCCGAAAGGTCAAAGCGCATTTGCTGGGCAAACAAACTGGTCGTGCCGGTGCCAGTGCGGTCGTCCTTGTGGGTTCCCTCGGCGAGGATCTTCGCCAAAAGGTCTTCGTACGGGGTGTCGATCGTAGCCATTAGTAGCTGCCGTGCTCCTCGCGATATGCAGCGACCAGTTCGAGAATTTCCTCCGCCAACTCGGGGCGGCAGATCAGCAGGTCGGGAAGGTAGGTGTCCTTATTGTTGTAGTTCAGGCTGCTGCCATCGAGACGGCTGCAGTGCAGGCCAGCTGCGGTGCACACACCAACAGGGGCCGCGGAATCCCATTCGTACTGTCCACCGGCGTGGATGTAGGCGTCAGCATCCCCCAGCAACACGTGCATGGCCTTGGCGCCTGCGGAACCCATTAGGGTGGTTTCGAAGTTCATCTTGTTCGCCACGAACTTCGCGACCTCTGGCGGTTGGTTGTGGCTGATCACGATCTTGCGTGACAGGGGGCCGGACACAGCCTTGACATCGTCGGATGCGAAGACAACACCAAGGTCAGGCAGCCCCACGGCGGCAACAATAGGGGTGCCGTGTTCGACGAGTGCGATGTGTACCGCCCAGTCTTGGCGCCCTGTAGCGAATTCTTTCGTGCCATCGAGGGGGTCGATAATCCATACGCGGTCTTTGGCGAGGCGGGCGGGATTATCCGCGGCTTCTTCACTTAGCACGCCGTCGTCGGGACGGTGCTGTTCCAATACGCGGGCGATCCAGTTTTGGGAGAGCTCGTCACCGGCGTCGCCGAGGTTACGGCCACGCAGTAGGCCGACGTTGCGTACCCCTTTCAGAATCTCGCCGGTGCCCTGCGCGAGGCGGCGGGCCAGGATGGCGTCATCAAAGTGTGCAGTCATGGGTTTTAGCTTAGTTGCTCTTGTATGTTTGAGGCATGTCCGCTGATGTCGTCGATCGTTTCCCCCAGCCAGTCGCGCACTGGTTCCGTTCGTCTTTTCAGCGTCCGACCTCTGTGCAGGCTGCCGCGTGGGAGGAAATTTCCGCCGGCCGCAATGCACTGGTGGTGGCTCCTACTGGTTCGGGTAAAACGCTAGCAGCATTTTTGTGGTCGCTGGGCCAGTTGTGCCGGCCGCGTTCAGAGGGCACATCTGTGCAGGATTCTGCCCCACAGCAGGGGGTTCGAGTTGTGTATGTGTCCCCATTGAAAGCCCTGGGCGTGGATGTGGACAACAACCTTCGGGCCCCGTTGAAGGGCATTGCGCTGGCGGCGGAAAAATTGGGTGTTGACGTCGCGTCGGTTACGGTCGGCGTGCGCAGCGGCGATACTTCACAGGCGGAGAGGGCGCGGCAGGTGCGCCGGCCCCCGGACATTTTGATCACGACTCCGGAGTCGTTGTATTTGTTGCTCACTTCCAAAGGTGGGCGGATGTTGCGCACCGTCGACACGTTGATTATCGACGAGGTGCATGCCGTTGCGGGCACCAAGCGCGGGGCGCACTTGGCGCTGTCCCTAGAGCGGTTGGAGGAGCTTAAAGCAGAGGCCGGCGGATCGAGGATTCAACGCATCGGCCTGTCCGCCACCGTGCGACCGGTGGAGGAAGTGGCAGCGTTCATCGGCGGTGGGCAGCCCGTGTCCATCGTGGCACCGGAGGCGACGAAACACTTCGATCTGATGGTCAGCGTCCCGGTGGAGGACCTTGACGACATCCCTGCGGTGGATACCGGGTCGGTTATTGGAGAGGCCGTGGTTGATGATCCTTTTGGTATCAGCGACCTATCCGACACACCCGGGGTCGGTGCTGACGCATCGGGACCCGCTGCTGCCACCGTCGCGGACCCCGGGGGTTCCGTGTGGCCCTTCATCGAGCGCGACGTCTACGACAAGATCATGGGCGCCCGCTCCACCCTCGTGTTCGTCAATTCCCGCCGCACCGCAGAGCGTCTCACCAGCAAAATCAACGAACTGTACGCGCAAGAACACCAGCCGGAAGCCTTGAGCCCCCCGCTGCGCCGAGACCCCGCACAGATGATGGCGAGCAGCGCACGCGCGGGCACCGCCGCTACACTCATCGCCCGCGCCCACCACGGCAGCGTCAGCAAGGATGAAAGGGCAGAAACCGAAGCGCTGCTGAAATCCGGCGAGCTACGTGCGGTAGTCGCGACGTCATCACTAGAACTGGGCATCGACATGGGGGCCGTGGATCTGGTCATCCAAGTCGAATCCCCACCGTCGGTGGCGGCAGGGCTGCAACGCGTCGGTCGCGCCGGGCACAACGTGGGTGATACCTCCCGCGGTGTGTTCTACCCGAAGCACCGAGCTGATGTTGTGAACACTACGGTGGCGGTTGCACGCATGCTGCGCGGCCAGATTGAGCAGCTCAGCGTGCCCCGCAACGCGCTGGATGTTCTGGCGCAGCACACCGTGGCGGCAGTTGCTTTGCGGGACTGGCATGTGGACCAATGGTTCGAGGTTGTGCGGCGAGCGTACCCCTACGCCGAGTTGCCGCGCGAGGCTTTCGACGCAGTCATCGACCTGGTGTCCGGCACCTACCCCTCGACGGATTTTGCGGAACTGCGTCCCAGGGTTGTGTTCGACCGCGTGTCCGGCATGCTGGAAGGCCGCCCGGGTAGCCAACGCGTGGCGGTGACCAACGGTGGCACCATCCCGGACCGCGGCATGTTCGGGGTGTTTCTCAGCGGCACCGAATCCGACACTGGGCCTCGGCGCGTCGGTGAGCTCGATGAAGAAATGGTCTACGAATCTCGAGTCGGTGACGTGTTCACCCTCGGGGCCAGCAGTTGGAAAATCGACAATATTACCCGCGATCAAGTACTTGTCTCACCCGCCCCCGGGCACACCGGGCGCCTGCCTTTTTGGCGGGGTGACCAGGGCGGACGTCCTTTCGAGTTGGGGCAGGCGATTGGCGCGTTTCGGCGCGACGTTGCCCGGCGCGGGCAGGCCGCGATTGATGACGTCGCGTGCGTGAAGGCCGGCGGTTCGGATGCTCGTGTGGTGGATGATTACGCCCAGAACAATCTGCTGAGCTTCATTAAAGATCAGCAGGAGGCCATGGGGGTGGTGCCTGACGAGTCCACTGTTGTGGTGGAGCGTTTTCGTGATGAGGTGGGGGATTGGCGGGTCGTGGTGCATGCGCCGTTTGGTCGGCCGGTGATGGCTGCGTGGGCGGTGGCTGTGTCGGCTCGTATCGAGCAGGATACGGGTTTTGATCCTCAGGCTGTTGCGGGTGATGACGGCATTGTGTTGCGTTTGCCTGATGGTTTCGCGGAGGGCGATGGGTTCCGTTCTTTGTTCATGTTCGACCCGGATGCGGTGGTTGATATTGTGTCGGAGCATGTGGGGGATTCTGCGTTGTTTGCTTCGCGTTTTAGGGAGTGTGCGGCGAGGGCTTTGCTGCTTCCGCGGAAGAATCCTTCGCAGCGTGCACCGTTGTGGCAGCAGCGTCAGCGGGCGTCTCAGTTGTTGGATGTGGCTAAGCGTTTTCCGACGTTTCCGATCATTTTGGAGACGGTGAGGGAGTGTTTGCAGGATGTGTATGATTTGCCGTCGCTTCGTCAGGTGCATGCGGATATTGCTGCAGGGCAGGTATGCATTATCGATGTGACGACGGAGTCGCCGAGCCCTTTTGCTTCCTCTTTGTTGTTTAACTACACCGGGGCTTTTATGTACAACGGGGATTCGCCTTTGGCGGAGCGTCGTGCCGCGGCATTGTCGTTGGATCCGGTGTTGTTGGAAAAGATCCTGGGCCGCCAGCAGCTCAAAGACGTGCTGGATCCCGCGGTGATTGATCAGTGTGATCGTCGTGCGCGGCGCATGGTTGAGCCGTACCGGGTGGGCAGCGCGGAGCAGTTTGTGGACATGTTGCGCGAGTGTGGGCCGGTGCCGGTGAGCGAGGGCTATTCGGCGATGCCTGCGGATGTGGCTGTCGGGCGTTGCGACGATAGTTTCGCCGCCGATCTTGAGCAATTGCGTTCGGCGTTGGGCCCGTTGATGCCTGCACGCGTGATGCAGGTGCGCGTGGGTGGGCGCGAGGTGTTCGCGGCGTCATCGGATGCGGCGGTGCTGCGTGACGCCCTCGGAGTGCCGGTGCCTGCCGGTGTTGCGGCCAGCCCGGAGGTTGCGGAGGGGGCATTAGGGCAGTTGTTGCGGCGTTTTGCGCGCTCACGTGGTCCTTTTGTGGTTGATGACGTCGCGGAGGCGTTCGGGTTGGGCGCGTCCACTGCCGCGTCGGCACTGAGCCAGGAGGTTGCGGCGCGTTCGCTGGTGCAGGGACGTTTCAGGCAGGGGATTGGCGAGCAAGAATTTTGTGCGCCGGAGATGCTCGACCGGATTAGGCGGCGTAGTTTGGCCGCCGCGCGGGCGGAGCTGGAACCCGTCAGCGGCGATGCTTTTGCGCGGTTTTTGCTCGATTGGCATTCGCTGCGCCCGGCGGCCATCCTGGGCCCACCGAATGATGGTGCTACTCCGGCCGACCCGGGTGCCGCCCAAGCCGGTGGGGCGGTCGGCGGCATTGACGCGGTCTACGCCTGCATCGAGCAGCTCGCCGGGGTGGCCATGCCCGCTAGCGCGTGGGAAAAACTTGTGCTTGCCCAGCGCGTACCGACCTACAACCAGCAATGGTTGGACGAGCTCACCTCCAGCGGGGATGTGGTGATAGTCGGTGACGGTGCAGCAGCGGCCAATGACCCCAGGATCATGCTGCTGCCGTCTGCTGACGTATCGGCTTTGGCTGGCGAACCCTCGCCGGAACTGGGTGATGATCCTTTGGCAGACGCCCTGCTAGATGCTGTGTCCTCTGGTGGGTTTTTTAGCTTCGCCCAGATAGTCCACCACGTTCGCGCCTCGAGCGACAGTACCGCGGCTAGAACCGCCAGCGT belongs to Corynebacterium argentoratense DSM 44202 and includes:
- a CDS encoding peptidoglycan recognition protein family protein: MKPNHNWRGDPVFLKELLEFWGVQVKELDGYKDRGHGDFGPIKGAVCHHTGSDNTGPWFIAQHPSLGLCAQIHLDRAGVATLCGVGLAWHAGAGSGYGYPPNGANQYTIGIEAVSSGSSPWPEVQMKAYARICAALCWFLGWNVDRIIGHKEWAGAAQGKWDPSFDMAAFRQRVAHELANPPSGANTAPAVGAIDKENTMEFDNIKRRYRSRVAGSTVDMTPLDMLLNADAHAYLAKTDAAALRKEVEVMKATLEAIAKKVGA
- a CDS encoding helix-turn-helix domain-containing protein; the encoded protein is MLQELTDAASRVASIAQQQHVAAQERDRLIKNAVDNGIPITRIAKATGLSRNHIYRIINSAQA
- a CDS encoding dihydrofolate reductase, whose protein sequence is MQPQLRAIWAQSIDGVIGDGREMPWHVPEDLAHFKSTTLGCPVVMGRGTWESLPERFRPLPGRPNYVLSSRESGRWSEGSTVFSSVDAALDHAAQSAAGGQQDGPVLWVIGGGKLYSSTLDQAQEVVVTSIDVDLSALGADCSSLVHAPDVRQDFSLVEASDWRQSARGRLTAAFLRGIGVDEAHSEVPLRLRFERWARS
- a CDS encoding thymidylate synthase, yielding MATIDTPYEDLLAKILAEGTHKDDRTGTGTTSLFAQQMRFDLSESFPLITTKKVHVKSVVGELLWFLRGESNIQFLHDNGITIWDEWADANGDLGPVYGVQWRSWPTPNGQHIDQIAGALELLRSNPDSRRNIVSAWNVSELDNMALPPCHLLFQLYVADGKLSCQLYQRSADMFLGVPFNIASYSLLTHMFAQQAGLEVGEFVWTGGDCHIYDNHQEQVRLQLSRQARPYPQLNLRKAADMFSYTFDDMSFEGYDPHPVIRGKVAV
- a CDS encoding 3'(2'),5'-bisphosphate nucleotidase CysQ, with the translated sequence MTAHFDDAILARRLAQGTGEILKGVRNVGLLRGRNLGDAGDELSQNWIARVLEQHRPDDGVLSEEAADNPARLAKDRVWIIDPLDGTKEFATGRQDWAVHIALVEHGTPIVAAVGLPDLGVVFASDDVKAVSGPLSRKIVISHNQPPEVAKFVANKMNFETTLMGSAGAKAMHVLLGDADAYIHAGGQYEWDSAAPVGVCTAAGLHCSRLDGSSLNYNNKDTYLPDLLICRPELAEEILELVAAYREEHGSY
- a CDS encoding DEAD/DEAH box helicase; amino-acid sequence: MSADVVDRFPQPVAHWFRSSFQRPTSVQAAAWEEISAGRNALVVAPTGSGKTLAAFLWSLGQLCRPRSEGTSVQDSAPQQGVRVVYVSPLKALGVDVDNNLRAPLKGIALAAEKLGVDVASVTVGVRSGDTSQAERARQVRRPPDILITTPESLYLLLTSKGGRMLRTVDTLIIDEVHAVAGTKRGAHLALSLERLEELKAEAGGSRIQRIGLSATVRPVEEVAAFIGGGQPVSIVAPEATKHFDLMVSVPVEDLDDIPAVDTGSVIGEAVVDDPFGISDLSDTPGVGADASGPAAATVADPGGSVWPFIERDVYDKIMGARSTLVFVNSRRTAERLTSKINELYAQEHQPEALSPPLRRDPAQMMASSARAGTAATLIARAHHGSVSKDERAETEALLKSGELRAVVATSSLELGIDMGAVDLVIQVESPPSVAAGLQRVGRAGHNVGDTSRGVFYPKHRADVVNTTVAVARMLRGQIEQLSVPRNALDVLAQHTVAAVALRDWHVDQWFEVVRRAYPYAELPREAFDAVIDLVSGTYPSTDFAELRPRVVFDRVSGMLEGRPGSQRVAVTNGGTIPDRGMFGVFLSGTESDTGPRRVGELDEEMVYESRVGDVFTLGASSWKIDNITRDQVLVSPAPGHTGRLPFWRGDQGGRPFELGQAIGAFRRDVARRGQAAIDDVACVKAGGSDARVVDDYAQNNLLSFIKDQQEAMGVVPDESTVVVERFRDEVGDWRVVVHAPFGRPVMAAWAVAVSARIEQDTGFDPQAVAGDDGIVLRLPDGFAEGDGFRSLFMFDPDAVVDIVSEHVGDSALFASRFRECAARALLLPRKNPSQRAPLWQQRQRASQLLDVAKRFPTFPIILETVRECLQDVYDLPSLRQVHADIAAGQVCIIDVTTESPSPFASSLLFNYTGAFMYNGDSPLAERRAAALSLDPVLLEKILGRQQLKDVLDPAVIDQCDRRARRMVEPYRVGSAEQFVDMLRECGPVPVSEGYSAMPADVAVGRCDDSFAADLEQLRSALGPLMPARVMQVRVGGREVFAASSDAAVLRDALGVPVPAGVAASPEVAEGALGQLLRRFARSRGPFVVDDVAEAFGLGASTAASALSQEVAARSLVQGRFRQGIGEQEFCAPEMLDRIRRRSLAAARAELEPVSGDAFARFLLDWHSLRPAAILGPPNDGATPADPGAAQAGGAVGGIDAVYACIEQLAGVAMPASAWEKLVLAQRVPTYNQQWLDELTSSGDVVIVGDGAAAANDPRIMLLPSADVSALAGEPSPELGDDPLADALLDAVSSGGFFSFAQIVHHVRASSDSTAARTASVKDIRMAVWQLVERGVITPDSFSALRTHVSGQGARKAHRSPRAAGTYRGRPRGLGRGRARGIGMGVATGDTFGVSAAELSEYPDVAGRWGLGARAPRGAQELDPQAQAQQVVVAADAWLDRYGVVTRGSIVAEDVSGGFAFAYKVLKGFEDAGTVIRGYIIEKLGAAQFSTSSVVDRLRTYQDEHPGKVHVLAATDPANPYGAALPWPESVEGRCGRHAGALVVLLDGHLAAYASRGLKNVHIPQEVDPQVASSGLVDEQQAREESVRRRVTAWVRGCAALIDRELLSPFSVEKLCGEPALASPLLPAVREAGAKISPRGVRIGGASRA